CAATACCTTTAATTACTTCGAAGGGCGATAACATATCGTTTTCGTTTTACAGCCGCAAAGCCGATTGTTATAGTAATGATCATGCTGTACTGCTGGATAGGTTGCACCGGTCGCTCTTAACCGCCATTGAAGAGATTATGCCGGTAGACCACAGCGAAATAGAGGCTGCAAAAAATGATAAGTATGCAGGCAAAGAATTGACTGAAAAAAATAAAGCAGCGGGCTTTCAGGGTATTATCGGCAAAAGCCACCAGATGCTCACCGTGCTTGATCATATTGGCATAGTGGCCCCGCTTGATACATCGGTGTTGGTTTTAGGTGAAAGCGGTACAGGCAAGGAACGTATTGCAAAAAGCATTCATTATTTATCGCCCCGTAAAAATAAGCCCCTTGTGGTGGTTAATTGCGCCTCTATGCCGGCTACCCTCATCGAATCGGAATTATTTGGGCACGAAAAGGGAGCTTTTACCGGGGCTGTTGAAAAGCGTACAGGCAAATTTGAACTGGCCGATGGCGGCACCATTTTTTTGGATGAGATAGGTGAGATGCCTGCGGAGCTGCAGGTAAAGCTGCTGCGTGTTTTGCAGGAGCAGGAAATTGAACGTATTGGCGGCAAGGGGCCCATCAAAATAGATGTGCGCATAGTAGCTGCTACCAACCGCAATCTTGAAAAAGAGGTTGAGGAAGGCCGTTTCAGGCTTGATCTGTATTATCGCTTATTTGTGTTTCCGATTATTATACCGCCCTTACGCGAGCGTAAAGACGATATCCCGGTTTTAGCCAATCATTTTTTAGACCGTTACGCGCAAAAAAGCGGGAAGAAAATTACCGGTATATCAACCGATGTTATGGCGCAATTGCGTGATTACCACTGGCCCGGCAATGTTCGCGAACTGGAGCATTTTATAGAGCGAAGCGTATTACTTACCGATGGCCCCCTGATTAAACAGGCTTACCTGCCCAAAATGCAAAATAAAAAGGAGAGCCCCGTTTATGAAGATGCAGCTACCGACCGGTTAAAAACCATTGATGAACACGCACGAGAGCATATTTTGGAAGTTTTAAGGCGTTGTAACGGAAAGATAAGCGGAAAGGATGGGGCGGCTTCAAAGCTGGGCTTGCCGCCGTCAACATTGCATTCAAAAATGCAGAAGCTGGGGATAAAGAAGTGGGAGTAGATAAAATAAATGACTTCTCAAACGGATGTATATTATTAGGCTATAAACCAAATCAACAGGTAAAACCTTAGTTATTCTTACCCGAATGGCTGGCTTTGTTTCTTTTCTTCCCTAATTTATAAATAAATGTTAAATATTTTGATTAAAAAGAAAATATGTCAATTGTTATGAGTATATTGCACACTTATTAACAATAATAAAATGCAAGGAATAGTAAAATTTTTTAATGAAACAAAAGGTTTCGGATTTATCACACCAGATGCTGGTGGCAACGAGATATTTGTTCATTCAACAGGTCTGATTGACAACATTCGCGAAAACATCGCTGTTAGTTATGACGTTGAAGAAGGTCGTAAAGGCCCAAACGCAGTAAATGTTAAAGTAGCTTAATACACTATATAATCATTGTGAGAGCATCCCCCATTCGGGGGATGCTTTTTTTGTTACACTTAATCAAAAACATGGGTAGATCCACAGAAACATTTAGTAAAAAAGAGCGCGAGAAGAAAAAGCTCAAAAAACAACAAGACAAAAAGGAAAGGTCTGACGATCGTAAAACTAACGCTGTTAAAGGGCAAGGTTTAGCAGATATGATGGCTTACGTTGATGGAAGCGGCAACCTCACCTCCGTGCCTCAAGAGCAGGGTAACCGGAAAAAAGTATTGGCCGAAGACATCCAAATCGGTACCCCTAAACAGGAAGATATCGAAGTAGAAACCGTAAGAAAAGGCACAGTAACCTTCTTTAATGAATCTAAAGGCTTTGGTTTTATCAAAGACCTGCAAACTCAGGAAAGCATTTTCGTACATATCAACTCAGTCAGCTTCGCGATCAAAGAAAATGACAAAGTTACTTTCGAGGTAGAGCAAGGTCAAAAAGGACCTACCGCTGTAAAAGTCGCGAAAGCTAATTAACGACGGAAACAGAAATGAAAACTGAAGATCTGAAAATAGAATTACGTTAGCTGACCAAAGATGATTACTTTATCGCCGTTGTTGGTGTTGTCACTGTTGACAATACCAACAGCGGCGCTGGATCACAAGTCATCCACCCACAATACCACCTCACAAGACTTGCGCTAACGACCAACAAAAAATCTTCCGAACACCTGTGGTAACAAATACCAACAACGGAGCGGCTGTTTCTTCCCACGGGTTACGCTATTCCTAAACCCGCGGTAGCTTTTTTTTAAATGACTTCTGTTAATCAATAGTTTATCATTTTGATAATATAATTCTACCAAAATGATAGGCAGTGGTTAACCATCCAATATCGATAAATAACAATTTTAACGTAGATGGGGCATGTATGGTGACTTTATGAGCTTTTTGGCACAGGTTTAGTTTGCCCTGGGCATTACAATAAAGTTAAAATAATGGATTCGTTTTATATCGTACTCGAAATTACCGCTTTAATAGCCGTAATTATCATTCCGCTGGCTGGCCCAAAAAAGGAAAAAGCATCCCCCAAAACAGAAATGAGCGCGCTTGCCGTAAATGCCGATGGCTATCTTGAAAATTTTAAAAGCAGCCCGGAGTATCAACAGCCGGTTGAATAAACATCAAAATATCTTGTTTTGAAAATAGAAGCCTTTCATTTTGATAGGCTTTTTTTATGCGGATAGATCAGCCGCAAACTTAAAATCTTCATTTACATCATCTAAACCCATAAATGGCTTGGGTGTGCCACAACGGGCATTCTTTTGGCATTGGGGTATGTACAGTTATTCAACAAATCCGTGCTGGTAACTGAAATAAACATTTAAAATGGAAGATGAACGAATTATTGTGAGGCCGGCCATCCCGGCCGATGTGGTATTTGCCGACGAGATCATCAAAGAAATGGAAACCTCGGCCATAGCAAGGGGCTCAGGCATTTCAAAAAGATCGGCCGCCTCAGTAATTGAAAAGATCGACGAAGGCAAGGCCATCGTAGCCGTAACCGAAACCGGCGAATGGGTAGGTTTTTCGTACATCGAAACCTGGGATAACGGCGAATTTGTATCCAACAGCGGTTTAATTGTATCGCCAAAACACCGTAACCAGGGTGTGGCGTCCGAAATCAAGAACCGGATTTTTAACCTGTCGCGCAGCAAATATCCTTGGGCAAAAATCTTTAGTATCACCTCCGGACTGGCTATCATGAAAATGAATACCCGTTTAGGTTTCGAGCCGGTAACGTATTCGGAAGTGGCGCGCGAAACCCGTTTTTGGGATGCCTGCAAAAGCTGTGTGAACTATGATGTACTGCAAAATAAAAACCGCTGTAACTGTCTGTGTACAGCCATGTTGTTTGATCCTCAATTAAACTAACCTGTTATGATAAAAACATTAAGCGAACAGCAGCCGGCCATAGCCCCGCCAGTGCAAACGCTGCCCTTAAACCCCCATTTTTTTAGCGAAAGTGTTGTGCTGCTGCAAAAAATGATCAAAACGCAATCCTTTAGCGGTAATGAATCGGCAGTTGCCGATATCATTCACCAGTATCTGTACGAATACTCGGTAAAGGTGCACCGCAAGGGAAATAATATCTGGTGCTTTAATAAATACTACGATGAAACTAAACCGACAATACTGCTTAACTCTCATGTGGATACGGTTGTGCCAAACGAGGGTTATACAAAAGATCCGTTCTGCCCGGAAATAGCCGATGGCAAACTTTATGGCCTTGGCAGTAACGATGCCGGTGGTTGCGTGGTATCATTGATAGCAGCCTTTCTGCATTTTTACAGCTACCATGGCCTGGGCTTTAACCTTTGCCTGGCCATTACCGCCGAGGAGGAAAACTCGGGCGAAAACGGTATTAAATCAATCCTGCCTTTGCTGGGTACTTGCGAGCTGGCCATAGTTGGCGAACCTACGCTGTTGCAAATGGCCATTGCCGAAAAAGGCAACCTGGTTATTGATTGTGTAAGTAACGGCCGCCCCGGCCATGCCGCACGCGAGGAGGGAGATAACGCCATCCATAAATGCCTGCGCGATTTGGAATGGTTTAGCCTTTACCAGTTTCCGCAGCAATTGAAAGGTTTGCCGCCCGTAAAAATGACGGTGACTACCATTAAAGCGGGTTCGCAACACAATATTGTGCCGGGGCGTTGCGAGTTTACGGTGGATATCAGGCACGATGATACTTTTTCGCAAAAAGAGATTGTGGATATTATCAGGCGAAATGTTTCCTGCCAGGTAAATCCGCGTCCGGGTTCGTTGGGTGCATCATCAGTTTCGCCCGAGCATCCTATTGTTAAGGCCGGTATTGCAATTGGCTGCAAAACTTATATTTCGCCTACCACCTCAGATCAGGCCTGGTTATCTATCCCCTCGGTTAAGATTGGTCCCGGCGATTCGGCCCGCTCGCACTCGGCAGATGAATTTATTTACCTCGAAGAAATTAAGAAAGGTACCGGCCTGTATGTAAGGCTGCTTGAAATGCTGCCGCTGATGCTCATCAATAATCCTAACAAATACAAAAATGAAATCAGGCATATTAATAATTGATGATGAGGTTAAGCTAAGCGAGCTGATGGCCCGCATCCTAATGCTTGAAGGTTATGATGTGATCCAGGCACCCAATGCTAAAGCCGGTTTGCGCATTATTGAGCGGGAGGATATCCGTGTGGTTTTAAGCGATGTGAAGCTGCCCGACGCCAATGGCGTTGAATTGGTGCAGCGCATCAAGCAAATAAAACCTTATATCGAGATTATAAACTTAACAGCTTTTGGGTCGATAAGTGATGGCGTGCTGGCCATAAAGAACGGTGCTTTTGATTATTTAACCAAGGGCGATGATAATGATAAAATACTGCCGCTGGTAAGTAAGGCGCTGGACAAGGCTAATCTGCAATACCACATCAGCGAAATGCAGAATGAGGTGGAAACGCAGCATGGTTTCCCGATAGTGCTGGGCAATTCGCCTGCTATTCTGGAGGCGGTAGAGCTGGCAAAAAAAGTGGCGCGCACTGATGCTACCGTTTTGCTTTTGGGCGAAACAGGCACAGGTAAAGAGGTATTTGCCGAAGCCATTCACTACGAAAGCCTGCGTAAAGAAAAGCCCTTTGTTGCAGTTAACTGCAGCGCCTTTAGCAAAGAGTTGTTGGAGAGCGAACTGTTTGGTTACAAAGCAGGTGCCTTTACCGGGGCCCTTAAGGATAAAAAAGGCCTGTTTGAAGAAGCCAGCGGCGGTACCATTTTTTTGGATGAACTGGGCGAAATGAGCCACGATTTGCAGGCTAAGCTTTTGCGGGTGCTGGAAAACGGCACATTTATAAAAATAGGCGAAACCAAAACCATCAAGGTTAACGTGCGCCTGATAGCCGCTACCAACCGCGATTTGCAAAAAGAATCGGAAGAGGGGCATTTCAGGCTCGATTTGTTTTACCGTCTGTCGGGTTTTTCTATTGTATTGCCGCCCCTGAGGGATAGGATAGGGGATATTGAAGTGCTGGCCCGGCATTTTATCAAACTATACTCGGCCAAGGTGAAAAAGAAACAGCCCGATGTAGATGCCGGTTTTTTTAAGCTGCTTAACCAGCATAAATGGAACGGCAATATCCGCGAGCTAAAAAACGTGATTGAGCGGGTTATTATCCTGATGGACGAGCCGGTACTTACCCCCAAACTACTCCCCAATGAGTTTCATAACGGAGGCTATTATGACCTGGTTGCGCTTGATCTGGATAGCGTAGAGAAACACCACATCCGCCGGATATTGAAGTATGTTAAAGGCAATAAGTCTGAGGCGGCGAGGGTGCTGGGGATTGGCCTGGCTACGCTTTACCGAAAGATTGATGAGTATCATATACTGATGAATTAATTGATCATGATAAATCCTCTTTGTCATGCTGAGTAAATAAAAGCCGCGGCCTCTGAAGGATATATGACATTTTCACCTTTGTCATGCTAAGGAACGAAGCATCTTCTTCGTTCTGCATAGCCGCCATGCTTGTCATGGGTAGGAACGAAGGATCTTCTTCTTACGCTGCCGCAAGCGTCCTCGCTTGTGGCCCGTGTTTAGGTCTGCGACTTGATGAGATGGTTAGCTTAGAACCACAAGCGAGGACGCCATAGCCGTTAACTTAAGGGTTAAATCGTTAAAAAGCAGGGGAATTTGCGATTCCCCTCTTGAGAGGGGTGGAGGGGTGTGTTATTCTGCATGCGGCTTATCGCTTGTATAACACACCCCTTCTCCCACTCTTTCCCATCGCGCCCCCTCTTGAGAGGGGATTTTAAACGCGATTAGGCTAAAATATTCGCTTAAGTTAACGGCTATGGCGAGGACGCTTGCGATAGCGTTGAGCAATGACTTTAATCATAAAGTTTTCACACTCACCATGAGAAAATCACCATCTCAAAATGAGATACTTTATCAAACTATCGCTCAACGGAAAATAAAATAAAAATTAATAGAGGTCTGATAATCAAATCAACCACAAAATATTGCAACCACTTGGTATAGCAATTGGCAGGCGTGCCATAATTAACGCAGGCCGGGGCAAATTAAATTAAACACTGCTAACTGCCCCTGTCGCGAACAATTAATATCATATTTAAAATGAAAAAACTTCTCTTATTTATTGCTTTAGGCCTTACATTACTTTTAGCTTATGCACAGGCAAACGCTGCATCTTTAACCGATACTACCGCCGTTAAAGACACCGTAAAAACCAAACCCGAACCATTTGCCTTTGGCGATTTTACTTGGCTTAACGGTAACGACCGCCGCCACAAAGCCCTGTTGGATACCAAATACTTCACCGGTCGTTTTTTGTTGGATTTTAACTATACAGCCTCAAACCATAACCCGGTTGACCATACCGTGGTAGGTTCAACCGCCCTGGCCCGCGATCATGAATTTGAGATCTCGACAGTGGCTTTAGGCGGCGACTTTCATTATGATAATGTACGTGCCAGCGTGCTTACGCAGTTCGGCACCCGCTCAACCGTAGTGCCCCGTAATGATTTCAGCGTTACCCGCGGCCAGTTCGATCTGGCAACGGCTTACCGTTATTTAAGCGAGGCCAATGCCGGTTACCACTTTGATGTACTGAATGGTATTAACGTTGACGCAGGTATTTTTATGTCATACATTGGTTTGTTCTCTTATTACAATGCCGAAAACTGGGCCTATCAGCCATCATTTACCAGCGATAATACGCCATGGTTTTTTAACGGTGTAAGGATCCAGATCTTCGTATCAGATAAATTGAAGATAGAGCCCTGGATTATCAACGGCTGGCAATCGTATGGCATGTTTAACAGCAGGCCGGGTATTGGCGGCCAAATTTTGTGGAGACCAAAAGAGTGGTTACAGGTATTATCAAACAACTATTACGGTGCCGATACGCAGGATAAACCAGGTCGTAAACGCTTCCATACCGATAACAGTGTGGAGGTACGCTACTATAAAAATAAAAACACATTTGTAAACAGTTCGGCCTTTTCTATCACGGGCGATTTGGGTTACGAAAAAGGTGATGGTGTAAACGGTTTTAAATCAGACCCGGTTAAAGGCCCTGAACAATATTTTGCAAGCGCGATGGTGTACCACCGCATGGTAATGGCCAAAGGGCACCTGGGCTGGACGGTTGGCGGTGGAGTAATGAACAACCCCGGCCGTTACCTTGTGCTTTACCCAACAGGCGATGCCAACCCTATTCCGGCCGTGGGTACGGGCAATATCGGCACACATCCATTTTCGGCAAATCCGGGCGATAAATTTCATGGTTACGATTACTCAACCACAATCGATTTAATGCCTAACGATTACCTTACCTTCAGGATGGAAGTGGTACATCGCCATGCCGATGTGCCTTACTTTGCCGGTCACGGTGGTGTTACATCGCCGGATGGTTACAATACCACACCACTTGGCGGTACTAATTTTGTACCTGATCTGGTAAACTCAGAAACGAGGTTTATAGCTGCTTTGCTGGTTAGGTTTTAAGCCGCGGACTTTTATATAAACGTACTTTGAAACCGCGATAACTTATTCCTTTTTCATTGTGGAGGATAGGTTTAGTAGAGGTTGGAGGCCGGGTTTTGCCGCCCGGCTTTTTTATGCCCTTAATTTCGCCGGATGCAGTACCGGACAGATTGATAAAAGGTTTTACCTAAAAAGTAAAATTTAATCTGCTGATGCATAATGTGCTGGCTTTTTTGACAGGAAAGGCGAAGGGAACAATATTGTGTGTTTAAACATTTTTTTCAATGTTTGCGCCAAAATAAAATAGTATGCCTGTTTAAGGGGGCTATTTAACTTTAATTACAATACATAATAATAAAATGAAAAATTCAATTAAAATCATCATCCTGATGGTGTTGATCGGGATGCAGGCAGGAAGGGTAAATGCCCAGGGTAATGAAACGGGAATATATTTAACCGCCGCAGATTACAAGGCCGGGAAACTAAGCTATGCCAACGCAACCAACCTTAAACTTAACGGGTTTTTGGGTGGAAGCCGTGTTAGCTTCACCGATCAGGGAAAAAAAGTGAAACTGAAAAAAGCAGGAATTTATGGTTATCGCGTTAACGGTGCCGATTACAGGTACCAGGGTAACCAGGCCTATCGGATCCTGGATACAGCCGGCTTCACCATTTACAGCCGCGAGCGTTTGGTGCCGCAGGGTAAAGGTTATGCAACTACCATCCAATACTATTATAGTGTTGATGGTGCGTCGGTTGTTAATGATTTAACTGTGGCCAATATCGGCAAAAGTTTCGCGGGCCAAACCGAATTCAGGTATAATCTTGAGGGATCTTTCCGCGGAGATGCTGATCTGGCCGCCTACGATAAGCTGAGCAAACAATACAAAATAAAATACCTGTATTTTGAGCAACAGCGCCACGCTGCCCAACAGCACGCATCCATTTAATAAATAACTATTAACTATTTGATTAAATCCCCCCGGTTCGGCATTGTCCGGATCAAAACAAAAGTCCCGGCGCAAGGCCGGGCTTTTGTGTTTAGATGCTGTTAAGGGCCTGCTCCAGGTCGGCAATGAGGTATTGCGGCTCTTCGAGGCCGATGTACATCCTGATGAGCTGGTGGCGCTCATCGTGTTCGTTATACTGATCTTCATTAACTGAGGCTATAGCCGGTACTACCAAACTTTCGTGCCCTCCCCATGATACCGCCAGTAGAATATGTTTCAGGCTGTTGCAAAACGTTTCTATTTTATCAAACGAGCTGTTTTTTAAGGTGATGCTGAATAGGCCGCCGCAACCCTGCATTTGCTTCCGGACCAATTCGCGCTGTTCAAAATCGGGACTGAAGGGCCATATCACTTTTTGCACTTTAGGATGGTTTGCAAGCCATTGGGTAACGGTTTTGGTACTCTCAAAACTTCGCTGTAAACGTAGTGGGAGGGTGCGCAGGCCACGTAGCAGCAGCCAGGCTGCGGGCGGCGAAAGTGCGGGGCCAAGGTTCATAAATTCATGCTCAAAAATATATTTAAGCATTGCTTTATTGCCGGTAAGCACACCTGCTACCACATCCGAGTGCCCACCAATATATTTTGTTGCTGATTGCGCTACCAGATCTACACCCAACGATATGGGCTGTTGAAAAAGCGGGCTGCAATAACTGTTATCAATTAAGGTTGTTATGTTTTTTGAACGGGCCAGCGTGGTTACGCGTTTTATATCCTGCAAATCGTAACAAAAAGTGTTGGGGCTTTCCAGGTAAATCAGCCGTGTTTGTGGCTGTATTGCTGCTTCGAAATTTTCGAAAACTGTTCCGTCGATAAAAGTAGTGGTGATGCCGAATTTGGGCAGCAAATCCTGAAAAAGCTTGATGGTCCAGCTGTAAATATTATCAACTGCGATAATATGATCGCCCGATTTTAATAGCGAGAGGATAGGGATACTGATGGCGCTTATCCCGCTGCTGAATAATAGCGCGTCTTCAGCACCATCAAGGGCTGCCAGTTTTTTTCGTAAAATATTAAGTGTGGGGTTTTGTCCGCGCGAATAAAGGTTGCCCTCAAACTCGTCTTTCATGGCGGTTCTCAGTCCGGCAACATCTTTAAAACAAAAGTTGCTGCTTTGCATAATAGGCGGCGAAACGGCGTTGAAGTACTGATCTCTTTCTTCTCCCAGTTCATTTAATATAAATGAAATATCCATAGTTAAGGTGTAGTGAAGGTTTTTTGGCTTCGTTTTGTAATAAAATAGATGATAAGGCCGGCAATGAACGCCAAAATGCATATTAACGCTGCCCGCGGATTTTCGATAAAAATACTGATGGTTACAAACCAGTAGGTAGTTATAAAAATGATAGGTATTAAAGGATACCATTTCATGCTGTAAATACCTGTATCGTTTAAATGTTTGGTTTTTCTGCGTAAAATAAAAATGCTCACCGCGGCGGTGGATAGGCCTATCGTATCAAAAAACATTACATAACTTAAAATTTTTTGAAACGAACCGGCAAAAAGCAATATAATAAGTACTGCTGCCACAAAAAAGCTAAGCCCAAACTCCTGTACCTGGGTTTGGCGGTTAACATGTTTAAACTTTGCCGGCAAAATCCCGTCTTCGGCCATGGCGTAGTAAACGCGCGGGTTAGCCATAATATTTACATTAACAAAGGCCAGCACCGAAACAAACATCAATAGCGATACTATTTTATACCCCGCAGCGCCAAATAAAACACCTGCCAGCGTAGCCGCCAGCGTGGTTTTTTGCTGTAAGCCGTTAATCCCCAAAACCGAATAATAGGCAAAGTTGATAAGCATATATAATGCTATCACAGTAGCTATTCCAAAAAAAATAGCCTTGGGGATATTGGTTTTAGCGTTTATAATGTCTCCTCCAAAATTTATGGTTTGCTGATAGCCTCCATAGGTAAAAAAAACAGCCACCAGGCTTAGTCCGAACGCACTTATGCCGTTATTATTATGGTATTCAATCACTTTATCTGCCCGCACTATATTTCCTTTAAAAACTGCGGCGCATATAATCAATATCATGCCTATTTTAAATAGCGTAAGCACGTTTTGCGTACGTGCGCTCATTTTAATACCCAGGTAATTTATTATATACAATATCAGTACCGAACTGATGGTCATGATTTTTACGCCCACATCGTTTTGCAAACTTTGCGGCATAATAACCGGGTTAATGTATTCGGCGCCTATTAATGCTACGGCGGCAACCGATGCAGCGTTGCTTATCACCAACACCCAGTTAATCATAAAAGCAAAGGCCGGGTGAAAGCAGAATGAAAAAACCTTGTAAAAGCCGCCGGTGGTAGGGTAGCGGGCACCAATTTCGGCAAAGGTTAAGGCGCCGCACAGGCTTACCGCGCCGCCAAGCAGCCATGCGCCAAAGTAAAGGTAGGGATTGCTGGAGCTTTTGGCCACCTCGGCCGGTGCCGCAAAAATACCCATGCCTATCACCAGGCTTATAACAATCATGGTAAGATCAAAACGGGTAAGTTTGGGCGTTATGCTCATGCAGTTTTCAAATCAATTAACAGGGATAAACACGGAAGTTAAATTTAATATTTTTAAACCACAATTAATAACCCGGTGCTTTGATATACTGCTTGCGGATTATTTATAGCAATAAGGAGTAACTATTCCCGTTTTTTATCCTGTTTTGTAACAATTAATTAGTGTTAGCCTCAAAATAAGGAGGAAAAGGTATCTTTAGCCCTCAATAACATATAATTTGGTTGTCTGGAATTAATTTAACCTGTTTTGACGCAGGGATAACCGCTAATTGAATGGTTAAAAGGAGATTAACAACCACTTCAAATTTTAAAACGTAAATAACCTAATACCTGAAGTTAATAAAATGATGAAAAAAAAGATATCCATTAAGGATATAGCCAAACTTACAGATACCTCAATTACCACCGTATCTTTTGTTTTAAACGGTAAAGGCCGGATAAGTAAAGAGATCAGTAAAAAGATATTGGATGTTGCCCAAAAAAACGGCTACGAGCCTAATCGTATGGCTGTTGGCCTGCGTACAGGGGTATCAAAAGTTATTGGTTTGATAGTTGAAAACATAGGCGGCCCTTTTTTTGGAGAAATGGCCAAGGTAATTGAAGAGGAAGCCGAAAAAGACGGATACCGGATTATATATTGCAGCACCAACAATAACCTGCAAAAAGGCAAGGATATGATCAGGATGCTATCGCAGCAACTGGTTGACGGTTATATTATTACCCCGATGAAAGGCCTTGAAAAAGAGATTCAAAGCCTGGTTGATAATGAAAAGCCGGTGGTGCTGATTGACGGATATTTTCCCGGTATTGATATACCGCACGTATTGGTTAACAATTATGAAAGTGCTTACAGTGCGGTTAGTTGTTTTGTAAAATCGGGCTATAAAAATATCGGCCTGGTTACTGCCGATCTGGGTTTGGTGCAGTTAAACGATCGTGTGGCAGGCTACAAGGCGGCCTTGACAGATCATCATTTAAAAGAAAATAACAAAATGGTACTGAAGGTGCCCTTTGATGTAAATAAGAATGATGGCGCTGCATTGATCAAAGAATTTATCGGTAAGCAAAAGCAGATGGATGCCATTTTCTTTACCACCAATTACCTGGGCACCATGGGGCTGCAGAGCATCCGCGATCTTGGACTTAGCATCCCCGATGATTTGGCGGTGATCAGCTTTGATGATAATGAGATTTTTAACCTGTACCCGCCGGGCATCACCACCATACAGCAGCCCACTTATGAAATAGCCAAATCGGCAATTGATATTTTAATGGAGCAGATTAACAGCCGCCAGCTTGATGCATCAAAAATCGATCTCCAGATCCCCTCGAAACTGATTGAGCGTGGATCGACGGCAGCAAAGATTACGGCTTAGTTAGGGCTGCTTAAATTTAGGCGATAAGGAATTTTAAAACAATTTGGTAAAACGTTTTATTTGTTTAGATTTGAAAAGATTTAAGGTACTGAGTAATCTCCGGGGGAGTTATATTCCCTGCCTTTATCTTCAAATGCTTCATAGTTCTTTTTCCCTTAATATTGTTTAATTAATTATAAAAACGCCTGTTGTTGAAGCAACAGGCGTTTTTTTGAGGTAATTGGAGCGAATAATTAGCAATAATATTACAATATATAGGCCCGGTACCGATAAAACGTTTTATCTATATTTGGCTGTTTCGGCGTTTTTAGCCGATTTTATCTTAATCGTCAATGAAAAAAATTACTATTCTGTTTGCACTGCTAATTTCGGGTTTGTTTGCTGCGGCCCAGGACGTTTATAAGCAAAAAGGTTATGAAGTTACCTTTATCAGCAAAGATCCATCTTTTAGCCCGGCGCTGAAGGACCGGCTTATCAAAACCTTTTTCGAGGTATATCCTAAACTGGC
The sequence above is a segment of the Mucilaginibacter celer genome. Coding sequences within it:
- a CDS encoding sigma 54-interacting transcriptional regulator; the encoded protein is MSRKILIVEDESLVAYDLKLILTRAGYRVCGIADSVAEALEIIEEQKPEMVLLDIFLKGNLNGIDLAGILTSKNIAFVYLSANFQESILEKAKATQPYGFLVKPFREKELLITLDVAFYRHQNSIESKLRREQALEQVFKNIVAEPITWKQKLLKISTSLQPHAPFDYLTIIVKTAAGFSEEAISFLRTGFDEYQVIGTDEFLNVTKVSKAQLKQMQADSPLVTKTGFYNGADFIRLQSQFPVKKLLAHSFNMQSFLAIPLITSKGDNISFSFYSRKADCYSNDHAVLLDRLHRSLLTAIEEIMPVDHSEIEAAKNDKYAGKELTEKNKAAGFQGIIGKSHQMLTVLDHIGIVAPLDTSVLVLGESGTGKERIAKSIHYLSPRKNKPLVVVNCASMPATLIESELFGHEKGAFTGAVEKRTGKFELADGGTIFLDEIGEMPAELQVKLLRVLQEQEIERIGGKGPIKIDVRIVAATNRNLEKEVEEGRFRLDLYYRLFVFPIIIPPLRERKDDIPVLANHFLDRYAQKSGKKITGISTDVMAQLRDYHWPGNVRELEHFIERSVLLTDGPLIKQAYLPKMQNKKESPVYEDAATDRLKTIDEHAREHILEVLRRCNGKISGKDGAASKLGLPPSTLHSKMQKLGIKKWE
- a CDS encoding cold-shock protein, whose protein sequence is MQGIVKFFNETKGFGFITPDAGGNEIFVHSTGLIDNIRENIAVSYDVEEGRKGPNAVNVKVA
- a CDS encoding cold-shock protein → MGRSTETFSKKEREKKKLKKQQDKKERSDDRKTNAVKGQGLADMMAYVDGSGNLTSVPQEQGNRKKVLAEDIQIGTPKQEDIEVETVRKGTVTFFNESKGFGFIKDLQTQESIFVHINSVSFAIKENDKVTFEVEQGQKGPTAVKVAKAN
- a CDS encoding GNAT family N-acetyltransferase, producing the protein MEDERIIVRPAIPADVVFADEIIKEMETSAIARGSGISKRSAASVIEKIDEGKAIVAVTETGEWVGFSYIETWDNGEFVSNSGLIVSPKHRNQGVASEIKNRIFNLSRSKYPWAKIFSITSGLAIMKMNTRLGFEPVTYSEVARETRFWDACKSCVNYDVLQNKNRCNCLCTAMLFDPQLN
- a CDS encoding M20/M25/M40 family metallo-hydrolase; translated protein: MIKTLSEQQPAIAPPVQTLPLNPHFFSESVVLLQKMIKTQSFSGNESAVADIIHQYLYEYSVKVHRKGNNIWCFNKYYDETKPTILLNSHVDTVVPNEGYTKDPFCPEIADGKLYGLGSNDAGGCVVSLIAAFLHFYSYHGLGFNLCLAITAEEENSGENGIKSILPLLGTCELAIVGEPTLLQMAIAEKGNLVIDCVSNGRPGHAAREEGDNAIHKCLRDLEWFSLYQFPQQLKGLPPVKMTVTTIKAGSQHNIVPGRCEFTVDIRHDDTFSQKEIVDIIRRNVSCQVNPRPGSLGASSVSPEHPIVKAGIAIGCKTYISPTTSDQAWLSIPSVKIGPGDSARSHSADEFIYLEEIKKGTGLYVRLLEMLPLMLINNPNKYKNEIRHINN
- a CDS encoding sigma-54-dependent transcriptional regulator; this translates as MKSGILIIDDEVKLSELMARILMLEGYDVIQAPNAKAGLRIIEREDIRVVLSDVKLPDANGVELVQRIKQIKPYIEIINLTAFGSISDGVLAIKNGAFDYLTKGDDNDKILPLVSKALDKANLQYHISEMQNEVETQHGFPIVLGNSPAILEAVELAKKVARTDATVLLLGETGTGKEVFAEAIHYESLRKEKPFVAVNCSAFSKELLESELFGYKAGAFTGALKDKKGLFEEASGGTIFLDELGEMSHDLQAKLLRVLENGTFIKIGETKTIKVNVRLIAATNRDLQKESEEGHFRLDLFYRLSGFSIVLPPLRDRIGDIEVLARHFIKLYSAKVKKKQPDVDAGFFKLLNQHKWNGNIRELKNVIERVIILMDEPVLTPKLLPNEFHNGGYYDLVALDLDSVEKHHIRRILKYVKGNKSEAARVLGIGLATLYRKIDEYHILMN